The following nucleotide sequence is from candidate division TA06 bacterium.
TTTCCATCTCAGGTCAAATCTACCTGAACTTGCCAAACATGTGCTTGAGGATGCTGATCCAGAGTTCGCGTCAAAGGTGAACAAGGGAGACTTTGTGGTGGGCGGCAGAAACTTCGGTCTCGGCTCATCAAGAGAACACGCTCCCAAGATAATCAAAGTGGCAGGCGCAAATGGAGTTATTGCCAAGAGCTTTGCCAGGATATTCTACAGAAACGCGATCAATGTCGGTCTGCCCGTACTCGAGTGTGACACGACCGGAATAGAGACCGGCGATGAGATAGCGGTCGATCTGCAGGAAGGGACAGTAACAAACGTTACAAAGGGTGAGACTCTCAAGTTTGAACCCCTTCCGCCTGTGATGATAAGGATTCTTACGGACGGCGGTCTGGTGGCTCACATCGCGAAGCATGGAGATTTTCAGGTATAACCAGGAGAAAGCATGGTTAAGTTTGACAAAGTGGGGGTTCCCGAGGAAGGGACAAAGATAGAAGTTGAGGACGGAAAGATCAAAGTCCCGGACAATCCGATCATCCCTTTCATAGAAGGCGACGGGATAGGGCCAGACATCATGAGTGCCTCTCAAGTTGTGTGGAACGCCGCCATTGAGAAGGGTTACGAAGGCAAGAAGAAGATTATCTGGATGGAGATATTCGCCGGGGAGAAGGCAGCCGAGAAGTACGGCGAGGTCCTTCCCGCTGATACATACAAGGCTATTGAGCACTTCGTCGTGGCCATAAAGGGACCGCTGACAACACCAGTAGCTGGTGGTTACCGGAGCCTCAACGTGTCCATGCGTCAGAGGATGAACCTTTATGCCTGTGTTCGTCCTGTTCGCTATTACGGCGGGACTGCGCCAGTTCGTGAACCACAGAAGCTTAAAGTGATCATCTTCAGAGAGAATACTGAAGATGTCTATGCCGGAATCGAGTGGGAGCAAGGCACTCCTGAGGTGAAGAAGGTAATTGACTACCTGAACACGGAAATGGGCACAAAAATCCGGGAGGACTCAGGCATTGGCGTAAAACCCATATCCATCACCGGGACGAAGCGACTCGTCAGGAAGGCAATGAAATACGCAGTAGACAAGAGCAGCAAGAGCGTCACGCTTGTCCACAAGGGAAACATCATGAAGTTCACAGAAGGAGCCTTCAAGGACTGGGGATATGAGCTGGCCGTTGAAGAGTTCAGAGATAAGGTGATAACTGAAGACGAGCTCTGGGACCAGATGAAAGCTGATGATGGGGTAACCCCAATAACAAAGCCCGGAGCATTTGCCGAATTGAGAGGGGGAAAGGAGCCCGGAGATCCCGGCGATAGGATAGTGGTCAAAGACAGGATTGCTGACCAGATGTTCCAGCAGGTTCTCATCCGGCCTAACGAGTATGATGTCATCGCCCTCCCGAACCTGAATGGCGACTATCTTTCCGATGCGTGTGCAGCGCAGGTTGGAGGCCTGGGCATGGCTCCTGGCGCCAACATTGGTGATGTGATCGGCCTCTTCGAGGCGACTCACGGGTCGGCTCCCAAGTACAGGGGAATGGACAAGGTGAATCCCAGTTCTCTCATACTCTCAGGCGTTATGATGCTTAGATACCTGGAATGGCATGAAGCGGGTGACCTGATTGAAAATGCTATTGAGAAAACGATTGAACAGAAGCGGGTAACTTATGATTTAGCAAGAGTTATGCCTGGCGGTGTGAAGCCCATCAAGTGCTCTGAATACGCAAAGGCGATTGTAAAGAATATGTAAGGTCGAAGACCATTTCTGGAAACATACGGGGCATCTCTGAACCTAGAGGTGCGCCATTTTCACCTTTTACCAACTGTTCCCTGTAGGGGCGCGGTCTCCGCGCCCAGCGCGCTTGCATGGGTTCCCCACTTCACCCTCCGTGGCTCCCCGACTCTGCTGTCCCTAGCTCCGCCGGGCTTCGCGTGGGACTTCGCGTTGGGCTTCAGTCCGCTAGTCGTTTGGTTTTTTGCGGGCGATTTCTGCCAAGGTTCGAAGGGCGTCGTTTACTGACTTTGCAGTTGAGAAGATTTCGGCTA
It contains:
- a CDS encoding 3-isopropylmalate dehydratase small subunit, giving the protein MILEGKAWKFGDDISTDLICPGRYFHLRSNLPELAKHVLEDADPEFASKVNKGDFVVGGRNFGLGSSREHAPKIIKVAGANGVIAKSFARIFYRNAINVGLPVLECDTTGIETGDEIAVDLQEGTVTNVTKGETLKFEPLPPVMIRILTDGGLVAHIAKHGDFQV
- the icd gene encoding isocitrate dehydrogenase (NADP(+)) codes for the protein MVKFDKVGVPEEGTKIEVEDGKIKVPDNPIIPFIEGDGIGPDIMSASQVVWNAAIEKGYEGKKKIIWMEIFAGEKAAEKYGEVLPADTYKAIEHFVVAIKGPLTTPVAGGYRSLNVSMRQRMNLYACVRPVRYYGGTAPVREPQKLKVIIFRENTEDVYAGIEWEQGTPEVKKVIDYLNTEMGTKIREDSGIGVKPISITGTKRLVRKAMKYAVDKSSKSVTLVHKGNIMKFTEGAFKDWGYELAVEEFRDKVITEDELWDQMKADDGVTPITKPGAFAELRGGKEPGDPGDRIVVKDRIADQMFQQVLIRPNEYDVIALPNLNGDYLSDACAAQVGGLGMAPGANIGDVIGLFEATHGSAPKYRGMDKVNPSSLILSGVMMLRYLEWHEAGDLIENAIEKTIEQKRVTYDLARVMPGGVKPIKCSEYAKAIVKNM